The following are encoded in a window of Thermoplasmata archaeon genomic DNA:
- a CDS encoding 2-hydroxyacyl-CoA dehydratase family protein, giving the protein MQKVGITALVPPELIYLTGHVPVDLNNFVPYTEYYPKHKLCAWTAIWRDMVISKKMVEKLIVVAGGDCHNSLVDGQKIERSGIPTHYFFYPFDGSEKLLEEECEKLIEFLGEPKCQDAFKIVSDVKKLGLKIDEMRSIGRISAKSAFDFMIKLSDLGGSPENMVKMAKAIEETELSHLPRVALLGVPPIYSDFHEVAENAGLHIVFDELPFEFLRLGGTDFKKVVRSYATYTFARPLSFRINFLKQELEKRKIDGIIHYTQYACHHILEDDVLRKELPYPFLTIQGDLPGKTPAQIRLRLEAFAEMLGIKR; this is encoded by the coding sequence ATGCAGAAAGTGGGCATCACTGCACTTGTGCCTCCGGAGCTTATATATCTAACAGGGCATGTGCCAGTTGACTTGAACAATTTCGTGCCTTACACCGAATATTATCCAAAGCATAAACTCTGTGCATGGACTGCAATCTGGCGAGATATGGTGATTTCAAAAAAAATGGTGGAAAAACTAATTGTTGTGGCAGGTGGTGATTGTCATAATTCCCTCGTGGATGGGCAGAAAATTGAGCGCTCTGGCATACCAACACACTACTTTTTCTATCCTTTTGATGGCAGTGAAAAACTGCTAGAGGAGGAATGTGAAAAATTGATTGAGTTTCTGGGTGAACCAAAGTGCCAGGATGCATTTAAAATTGTCAGTGATGTGAAGAAACTCGGATTGAAAATTGATGAGATGCGAAGCATAGGCAGAATCTCTGCCAAATCCGCATTTGATTTCATGATAAAATTGAGTGACCTTGGCGGTTCTCCAGAGAACATGGTTAAAATGGCAAAAGCAATTGAGGAGACAGAACTTTCGCATCTACCAAGGGTGGCATTGCTTGGAGTACCCCCGATTTACAGTGACTTTCATGAAGTTGCGGAAAATGCTGGCTTGCACATCGTGTTCGATGAACTCCCTTTTGAGTTTTTGCGGCTTGGGGGAACGGATTTTAAGAAGGTCGTGAGAAGCTATGCAACATACACCTTTGCTAGACCACTTTCATTCAGAATAAATTTTTTGAAACAGGAACTTGAAAAAAGGAAAATTGATGGCATCATTCATTATACGCAGTATGCCTGCCACCACATTCTTGAGGATGATGTGCTTAGAAAGGAACTCCCATATCCATTTCTCACTATTCAAGGTGATTTACCTGGAAAAACTCCTGCTCAAATACGACTTAGGCTTGAGGCATTTGCAGAAATGCTGGGGATTAAAAGATGA
- a CDS encoding RNA-binding domain-containing protein — MEIRIKVPVFPTEEPEKVIIAVTNIFPDAMLIFEDEKMLVGTAKSLEHFATLIRNAKIRDTVRAELYRNLSGNKTHFRLNKQVAFAGSVSFSIGEPLGEIYVEIEDPELKKIIDEIAPDTRNYR; from the coding sequence ATGGAAATTAGAATAAAAGTTCCTGTATTTCCAACTGAAGAACCAGAAAAGGTAATTATTGCGGTCACAAATATCTTTCCAGATGCAATGTTGATTTTTGAAGATGAAAAAATGCTGGTAGGCACGGCTAAAAGCTTGGAGCATTTCGCGACATTAATAAGGAACGCAAAAATTCGAGATACTGTAAGAGCAGAACTCTATAGAAATCTGAGCGGTAACAAGACACATTTTCGTCTAAACAAGCAGGTAGCATTTGCTGGTAGTGTTAGTTTTTCTATAGGTGAACCCCTGGGTGAAATTTATGTAGAAATTGAAGACCCAGAACTGAAAAAAATAATAGACGAGATTGCGCCAGATACTAGGAATTACCGGTAG
- a CDS encoding sugar phosphate isomerase/epimerase family protein — MENVIEKIAENFKLWEIIAEHQHHPEICSAKLKALLPSYSLRMQVHAPLSDINIASISKRIREASLKEVKDAIIFARQIDAGVVTIHPGHKSPMTAEHVDLVYRLTVDAVKELAKFGEEMGVKIALENMPEMGVTICKTPEEILQMICGTEVGICFDVGHANTTHKIEEFFKVHHLFLNVHLHDNDGTRDSHSTVGDGNIKFKSFWPKFGKYKGNYIIESRSIESAVKSKKALSAMGYR, encoded by the coding sequence GTGGAAAATGTAATAGAGAAGATTGCAGAGAATTTCAAACTATGGGAAATAATTGCAGAGCATCAGCATCACCCAGAAATTTGCAGTGCCAAACTGAAAGCCCTTCTTCCTTCCTACTCGCTCAGAATGCAGGTGCATGCTCCTTTAAGTGACATAAACATTGCGAGCATAAGCAAGAGAATTAGAGAGGCAAGCTTGAAGGAGGTGAAGGACGCGATAATCTTTGCACGCCAGATTGACGCAGGAGTTGTCACAATTCATCCGGGCCACAAGTCACCAATGACAGCTGAGCATGTTGATCTTGTTTATAGGCTGACTGTAGATGCCGTGAAAGAGTTGGCAAAATTTGGAGAGGAGATGGGTGTAAAAATTGCACTTGAAAACATGCCTGAAATGGGAGTTACAATTTGTAAGACACCGGAGGAAATTCTTCAAATGATATGCGGTACGGAAGTAGGTATTTGCTTCGATGTGGGGCATGCTAACACTACTCATAAAATCGAGGAATTTTTCAAGGTGCACCATCTTTTTTTGAATGTACATCTTCATGACAATGATGGGACGAGAGATTCACATTCCACAGTAGGTGATGGTAACATAAAATTTAAATCGTTCTGGCCTAAATTCGGTAAGTACAAGGGCAATTACATTATTGAATCTAGAAGTATTGAGAGTGCTGTGAAGAGCAAGAAAGCTCTTAGTGCTATGGGCTACCGGTAA
- a CDS encoding DNA polymerase sliding clamp yields the protein MLNAKVKAETLKEVVELLHTLVDEVKMNFGKDGLSVKAVDPSHVAMIELSLNKSSFEEYKSSGMELAIELEKLKEVLKLAKPGDIVKLTYDEDKNKLIVEIAAFRRFIPLLDIGSISDAKVPTLTHTAKAVINLESLRQGIRGTESVSSHLMIEIKPDVFKLEGESEQDKVEMLLYKDKGEVEIEAKDTAKSMYALDYFANVVKAISSAQKVTLNIGKDYPLKMEFEFAEGNGIAKFLLAPRMPDTV from the coding sequence ATGCTGAACGCAAAAGTAAAAGCGGAAACATTGAAGGAAGTGGTGGAACTTCTGCATACGCTCGTGGATGAGGTGAAGATGAACTTTGGAAAAGATGGACTTAGTGTAAAAGCAGTTGACCCCTCTCATGTGGCTATGATTGAACTATCTCTGAACAAGTCCTCGTTTGAAGAATATAAGAGCTCTGGAATGGAACTTGCAATTGAGCTTGAGAAGTTGAAAGAAGTGCTAAAACTTGCAAAACCTGGAGATATTGTTAAGCTCACATATGATGAGGATAAGAATAAGTTAATTGTTGAGATTGCAGCTTTTAGGCGTTTCATTCCTCTTCTAGACATAGGGAGCATCAGTGATGCAAAGGTACCAACGCTTACGCACACTGCAAAAGCAGTAATTAACCTGGAATCCCTCAGGCAGGGTATCCGAGGTACGGAAAGCGTCTCAAGCCATCTCATGATTGAGATAAAGCCAGATGTTTTTAAGCTTGAGGGTGAATCTGAGCAGGACAAAGTGGAAATGCTACTATACAAGGACAAGGGAGAAGTAGAAATTGAGGCGAAGGATACTGCAAAAAGCATGTATGCTCTTGACTATTTCGCAAATGTAGTGAAGGCAATAAGTTCTGCCCAAAAAGTAACACTAAACATTGGAAAGGACTATCCTTTGAAGATGGAATTTGAATTTGCAGAAGGAAATGGAATCGCGAAATTCCTTCTTGCACCGAGAATGCCTGACACTGTATAA
- a CDS encoding acetyl-CoA C-acetyltransferase gives MDAYIVSACRTAIGKFEGTLKDVPVQRLGAIVIEEAVKRARIEKTAVEEVIMGNVLQAGLGQNPARQAAIYAGIPYEAGALTVNKVCGSGMKAIMLAASEIKAGDADVIVAGGMESMDKAPYLLEKARFGYRMFDGKIIDEMVYDGLWDVYNNFHMGMTGEIIAEKYNIKREEIDAFALRSNQRAVKATKEGRFKDEIVPVVIEGKKGDKIVFDKDEGPREDTSIEKLAKLKPVFKEGGVVTAGNASQISDGAAALVVMSEKAVNEYGVKPIARIHSYAFSGTKPELVMDAPVPTVKKLLARTGLMIEDFDLIEHNEAFASASVAIQKVFSIPDEKFNVNGGAVALGHPIGCSGARIVVTLLHEMIKRNAKLGLATVCLGGGNATAITLERTP, from the coding sequence ATGGACGCATACATCGTGAGTGCTTGCAGGACTGCAATTGGAAAATTTGAGGGAACATTAAAGGATGTGCCAGTCCAGAGATTAGGTGCGATTGTAATAGAGGAAGCTGTGAAGAGGGCAAGAATTGAGAAAACTGCAGTGGAAGAAGTAATAATGGGTAATGTGCTTCAGGCAGGATTGGGTCAGAACCCAGCAAGGCAAGCAGCAATCTATGCGGGAATCCCATATGAGGCAGGGGCGCTTACTGTGAACAAGGTATGTGGTTCTGGAATGAAGGCAATCATGCTCGCTGCATCTGAAATTAAGGCAGGAGATGCAGATGTGATTGTTGCAGGTGGGATGGAAAGCATGGATAAAGCACCCTACTTGCTTGAAAAGGCAAGGTTTGGATATAGAATGTTTGACGGAAAAATCATTGATGAGATGGTCTATGACGGGCTCTGGGATGTGTACAACAATTTCCACATGGGCATGACGGGTGAGATTATTGCAGAAAAATACAACATAAAGAGAGAGGAAATTGATGCATTTGCATTGCGGAGTAATCAGAGAGCAGTAAAAGCCACAAAGGAGGGCAGATTCAAGGATGAGATTGTACCGGTAGTAATTGAAGGTAAAAAGGGAGATAAAATTGTGTTCGACAAGGATGAAGGTCCTAGGGAAGACACTAGCATCGAAAAACTGGCCAAGCTCAAACCAGTGTTCAAAGAAGGGGGTGTAGTCACTGCTGGAAATGCTTCTCAAATCAGTGATGGTGCAGCTGCTCTTGTGGTCATGTCTGAAAAGGCAGTGAATGAATATGGAGTAAAACCAATTGCTAGAATCCACAGTTATGCTTTCTCTGGAACAAAACCAGAGCTCGTGATGGATGCGCCAGTACCTACTGTGAAGAAACTTCTCGCAAGAACTGGTTTGATGATTGAGGATTTCGATTTGATTGAACACAATGAAGCATTTGCTTCTGCATCAGTTGCAATTCAAAAGGTCTTTTCAATTCCAGATGAGAAATTTAATGTGAACGGTGGTGCTGTGGCTCTAGGACATCCTATTGGGTGTAGTGGTGCCAGAATTGTGGTGACGCTTCTCCATGAAATGATAAAAAGAAACGCGAAACTTGGGTTGGCTACAGTGTGTCTTGGCGGAGGAAATGCTACTGCAATTACCCTGGAAAGAACTCCGTGA